The Daucus carota subsp. sativus chromosome 7, DH1 v3.0, whole genome shotgun sequence genome window below encodes:
- the LOC108196526 gene encoding pentatricopeptide repeat-containing protein At3g22470, mitochondrial-like, producing the protein MASPRFQIVSTCSPLLCHFHSHFPMFSTNHSSAVTTFPPFNNTCTPFSTKPNPNSKLKPPFIPSLCTTHPHLKQLLYHKSKTGFDKLDDALQVFDEMLHLKPLLPVLQFNQLLAALVRMKHYSVAVSVFREMRVLSIPVDMFTFNTVIKCCCHLNTLNYAFSMLAGIAKRGLVPDVVTYNTLIKGLLSRDRPVEAERLFEKLVGYKDMRPNVVTYTTIIKGLLSQDRVLEAERLFKKLIRCKEIEPDTVMYNTIIDGLCKTSNTSMAEKLLRNMEKKGCKPDTVTYSMIIDSLCKDGLVDQALGLVSEMNEKGILLDVIAYTTLLQGLCRSKRWEDTKRLLSEMDVKNVSLDLHTYGILVDAHCKEGRTKDAEDVIEIMIRKGVTPNVITYSTLMDGFCLRGKIDRALEVLNTMRANGIVPDCCSYNILINGYCKRKNVDKAIELFRQMPAEGLKPDVQTYSTLIHGLFQVGRHSEARNIFHEMLKKGDKPDIVTCRILLDGLCKNQFINEAISFFNILERNGIIHDIQIHTILIDGLCKKSKLDEARNIYDNLASRGLQPNVITHNIMIRGLCQEGLYEEAKELFSKMEASGCLPDDATYNTIIRGSLVNKKYEETLVHIENMRARCFSADASTTSMVLDVLSTEELDPFVLAFREWFLQ; encoded by the coding sequence ATGGCTTCTCCTCGGTTTCAAATCGTAAGCACTTGTTCTCCTTTACTCTGTCattttcattctcattttcCTATGTTCTCTACTAATCATTCTTCAGCTGTAACCACATTTCCCCCGTTTAACAATACTTGCACTCCCTTCTCCACTAAACCTAACCCTAATTCAAAACTCAAACCTCCCTTTATTCCTTCTCTATGCACCACTCATCCCCACTTAAAACAATTACTCTATCACAAATCCAAGACAGGTTTCGATAAACTCGATGATGCTCTTCAAGTGTTCGATGAAATGCTTCATTTAAAACCGTTGCTTCCGGTTCTGCAGTTCAACCAACTGCTGGCCGCGCTTGTTCGAATGAAGCACTACTCTGTTGCTGTCTCTGTGTTTAGGGAAATGCGTGTTTTAAGCATTCCGGTTGATATGTTTACCTTTAATACTGTGATCAAATGTTGTTGCCACTTGAATACACTTAATTATGCGTTTTCGATGCTTGCTGGGATTGCTAAACGTGGCCTTGTCCCTGATGTGGTCACCTACAACACTCTAATTAAGGGCCTTTTGTCTCGAGACAGACCTGTTGAGGCTGAGCGCTTGTTTGAGAAGCTTGTGGGATATAAGGACATGCGGCCCAATGTAGTTACATATACCACTATTATTAAGGGCCTGCTGTCTCAGGACCGGGTTTTGGAGGCTGAGCGTTTGTTTAAGAAGCTTATTAGATGTAAAGAAATTGAGCCTGATACAGTTATGTACAACACCATCATTGACGGTCTTTGCAAAACTTCAAATACCTCCATGGCTGAGAAGTTATTAAGAAATATGGAGAAGAAAGGTTGTAAACCGGATACAGTAACTTATAGCATGATTATTGATTCTTTGTGCAAGGACGGACTGGTTGATCAAGCTTTGGGTCTTGTGTCTGAAATGAATGAGAAAGGCATATTACTAGATGTTATAGCATATACCACATTACTTCAAGGTCTTTGCAGGTCCAAACGATGGGAGGACACTAAGCGACTGTTAAGTGAGATGGATGTTAAAAACGTCTCTCTAGATTTACACACCTATGGTATATTGGTTGATGCACACTGCAAAGAAGGGAGGACAAAAGATGCGGAAGATGTGATTGAAATTATGATCCGGAAAGGTGTAACTCCGAATGTAATCACCTACAGTACACTTATGGATGGATTTTGTTTAAGAGGCAAAATCGACAGGGCATTAGAGGTGCTGAATACCATGAGGGCTAATGGGATAGTGCCAGATTGTTGTAGTTACAATATACTGATAAATGGCTATTGTAAGAGGAAGAATGTAGATAAAGCCATCGAGCTCTTCAGACAAATGCCTGCTGAAGGTTTGAAGCCTGACGTTCAAACCTATAGCACGCTCATACACGGTCTTTTTCAGGTGGGTAGACATAGTGAGGCACGGAATATTTTCCATGAAATGCTAAAAAAAGGTGATAAACCAGATATCGTGACATGTAGAATTTTGTTAGATGGCCTGTGCAAGAACCAGTTCATTAATGAGGCAATTTCTTTCTTTAATATCCTGGAACGTAATGGTATAATACATGATATACAAATACATACCATCCTCATTGATGGTCTTTGTAAGAAATCGAAGCTTGATGAGGCtagaaatatatatgataaccTTGCTTCAAGAGGTTTGCAACCAAATGTCATAACTCACAACATAATGATCAGAGGACTTTGTCAGGAAGGTTTATATGAAGAAGCAAAggaattattttcaaaaatggaAGCTAGCGGTTGTTTGCCTGACGATGCGACTTATAACACAATCATCCGTGGAAGTCTTGTCAACAAAAAATATGAAGAAACTCTTGTGCATATAGAGAACATGCGAGCTAGGTGTTTCTCAGCAGATGCATCTACCACGTCCATGGTACTAGACGTATTATCCACAGAAGAACTGGACCCATTTGTTCTTGCATTTCGTGAATGGTTTTTGCAATAG
- the LOC135147765 gene encoding uncharacterized protein LOC135147765, with translation MADNFQGKSDFRAPLLTGSDNYNWWKGQMEAHLSRDPLMQRVVQRGPYEYLDGNGKVKDVDVLTTDELSKVAANGKARSTLINGLNQAEYDKVSSLKTAKEIWDALETYHEGSKGLKKVKLGKLMKEFGSFAIKKGESIRESQARFQVTLNSLERLGKKIPQSEINMNILNAVPFEYGAKVTALESALNIDTMDHLAIFAELEQFEAKIEANSSESSKLPTEKMKNLALHSTASRLESDEETESDEDLALMSRKIKRMIEKKNKMKREKGKAFGAKKDPKDDACFECGKKGHFKRDCYKLKNKSKPSKQQADYKNKKKSKALLTWSDDEDESASDVSSDEMVNLALVGLDGSIETTDSDSETNSEVHSINSELHSIDTTSCELTMQDKSCLSIMELIDLKNENYELEKENVHLKKVIGDFLNEKSAKASSGIIATLKEQISQLEGNNMQIQRRNDTLMKELSSLRADLKSKDASLEAFELSKAQSLAEISIQAEKIRSLEQEVKDLQKAMGKFVQGEESLKSIMKQAKGSHDKGGIGAASTSTSSMRYEGKNGIPYNYAMPWVTCHKCGKKGHLANNCPMKNTQSASWRRKSAHRQYADNTNRQKTAPRQYADKTGRTWKKNSKVVQMWIKKSDLNVLYVLSSNTAGPNKIWVPKR, from the coding sequence atggctgataactttcagggaaagtccgattttagagctcctctcctcacgggttctgacaactacaattggtggaaaggccaaatggaggctcatctatccagagatcccctaatgcaaagagttgtgcaaagaggtccttatgaatatctggATGGcaatggcaaagtcaaggacgttgatgttctcacaacggatgagctatcaaaggttgctgccaatggaaaagcaaggagtacattgatcaatgggctgaatcaagctgaatatgacaaggtctcttctctcaaaacagcaaaggaaatttgggatgcattggagacatatcatgaaggctcaaaaggtctaaagaaggtcaagctcggaaagctcatgaaagaatttggaagcttcgctatcaagaagggagaatccattcgtgaaagtcaagctagattccaagttactcttaacagccttgaaagacttggcaaaaagattcctcaatcggaaatcaacatgaatattctaaatgcagttCCATttgaatatggtgccaaggtcacagcattggagtcagctctcaatattgatactatggatcacctggctatatttgctgagttggaacaatttgaagctaagattgaagctaacagctcagaaagcagcaagctgccaacagagaaaatgaagaatcttgcacttcaTTCTACTGCCAGCAGgctggaatcagatgaggaaacagaatcagatgaggatctagctcttatgtccagaaaaatcaagagaatgattgaaaagaagaataagatgaaaagagaaaagggcaaagcttttggtgcaaagaaagatccaaaagatgatgcatgtttcgaatgtggcaagaaaggacatttcaaaagggattgctacaagctgaaaaacaagtctaagccgtctaaacagcaagctgattacaagaacaagaagaaatcaaaggcacttctcacatggagtgatgatgaagacgaatcagcttctgatgtttcaagtgatgagatggttaacttggctcttgttggtctcgatggctcaatagagacaaccgattcagattcagagactaatagtgaggtacattctattaattctgaattacattctattgatacaacatcttgtgaactaaccatgcaggataagagttgtttatcaattatggaactcattgatctaaagaatgagaactatgagctcgagaaagaaaatgttcatttgaagaaagtcataggtgatttcttgaatgaaaagagtgccaaggcaagcagtggaatcattgctactctcaaggaacaaatctcacaacttgaagggaacaacatgcaaatccaaagaaggaatgatacactcatgaaggaactcagctcgctgagagcagatcttaaatcTAAGGATGCtagcttggaggcattcgagttaagcaaagctcaaagcttagccgaaatctctattcaagctgaaaagatcagatcattggagcaagaagtcaaagatcttcagaaagccatgggaaagtttgttcaaggagaagaaagtctcaaatctataatgaaacaagctaaaggttctcatgacaaaggaggcattggtgcagcctctacatccacatcatcaatgagatatgaagggaaaaatggcattccatacaattatgccatgccttgggtgacttgtcacaagtgtggaaagaagggccatcttgctaataactgtccaatgaagaatactcaatcagcaagctggagaaggaagtcagctcacagacagtatgctgacaacacaaacagacagaagacagctcctagacagtatgctgacaagactggcagaacatggaagaagaattctaaagtggtccaaatgtggatcaagaaatctgatctaaatgttctatatgttttatcatctaacactgctggacccaacaaaatttgggtaccaaaacgttga
- the LOC108196524 gene encoding putative late blight resistance protein homolog R1B-16: METSNSSFQKVGSQRDARSTTVVGYDEDARILIEKLKGGRKQLQFISVFGMAGLGKTTLVRKVFTEPLIEYHFHVRAWTTVTQEPKKRDLLLGILKSGFDVDNKNESDMELRATLKRRLSGQRYLVVMDDIWDSKDWNDLMLCFPDDNLGSRIVFTSRLADVPFKVHPGCYKYPLRFLSHEESWNLLRYRVFLEDSCPTSLIKIGQEIARNCKGLPLSLVVMAGILASDQTANWWNQVGEDTSSNVSNAPEQHMKTVELSYKHLPNHLKPCFLYFAAFPEDYEIPAWKLILLWMAEGLIKTTQTTEKFPEDEENSLEKVAAGYLNNLISRSLVMVSKTGSNGGIKACIVHDVLRDFCIQRASKANFLQQLPRYQLHVSNTPTKSTVKRVYSGSDSEKNFILELTRYFQLENLFSPYETLLNKSTDSLKVNTILCCNASLSFYADCYDFYALGAFRVLRVLDLSGTGLSNVPHVMVSLLTLRYVALCIKPVDDHRGFVDLSLPNSMNSLIFLETLIVHNRKENGIHVPYETWMLNRLKHLILRGNIVHQDIPDSQMHCLSNLKTVSTQIPLDQCKKILEYTPNLRKLGIRAALYLSSTKLRIPNLDKLQHLENLSLQNDLNPGYDLTDNLLHRELTSPFMFPATLKKLTLVCTFLKWDEMEQIGMLPNLEVLKLQCEAFRGEKWETTDGGFCRLKHLAFKFIKFVQWSAYSEQFPNLQHLKMDECTQLEEIPIGIGDIYTLERIEIRNCNYAVVQSAHKIIEDQLNKGNDFLKISVFQEIVTE, translated from the exons ATGGAAACCTCGAATAGTAGTTTTCAGAAAGTTGGGAGTCAACGTGATGCAAGAAGCACAACTGTGGTTGGTTATGACGAGGATGCAAGGATTCTAATCGAGAAACTTAAGGGAGGGAGGAAGCAGCTTCAGTTTATCTCAGTTTTTGGCATGGCTGGACTAGGTAAGACTACTTTGGTCAGAAAAGTCTTTACTGAACCTTTAATTGAATATCACTTCCACGTTCGCGCCTGGACAACTGTTACTCAAGAGCCTAAAAAGAGAGATCTCCTGCTTGGCATCTTAAAATCAGGTTTTGATGTTGATAATAAGAATGAGAGTGACATGGAATTAAGAGCAACCTTGAAAAGGAGGCTAAGCGGTCAGAGATATCTTGTTGTCATGGACGACATATGGGATAGTAAGGACTGGAACGACCTGATGTTGTGTTTTCCAGATGACAATCTCGGAAGTAGAATAGTATTCACATCTCGACTTGCAGACGTGCCATTTAAAGTTCATCCTGGGTGCTACAAGTATCCTTTGCGGTTCTTAAGTCACGAAGAAAGCTGGAATTTACTCAGGTACAGGGTGTTTCTTGAAGACAGTTGTCCAACATCTTTGATTAAGATTGGACAAGAGATTGCTAGAAATTGCAAGGGGCTACCACTTTCACTTGTTGTGATGGCCGGAATCCTTGCAAGTGACCAGACAGCAAACTGGTGGAATCAAGTTGGCGAAGATACGAGTTCTAATGTAAGTAATGCCCCAGAACAGCACATGAAGACTGTAGAACTCAGCTATAAACATTTGCCAAATCATCTCAAACCATGTTTCCTCTACTTCGCAGCCTTCCCAGAGGATTATGAAATACCTGCAtggaagttaattttgttatggATGGCTGAGGGACTCATCAAAACTACCCAAACAACAGAAAAGTTTCCGGAAGATGAGGAAAACAGTTTGGAAAAGGTAGCAGCAGGTTACTTGAACAATCTGATCTCTAGAAGTCTGGTAATGGTTTCCAAAACCGGGTCTAATGGTGGAATCAAAGCGTGTATCGTTCATGATGTGTTGCGTGATTTTTGCATTCAAAGAGCAAGCAAGGCAAATTTTTTACAGCAACTTCCAAGATACCAACTACATGTTTCTAATACTCCTACCAAAAGCACGGTCAAGAGAGTATACTCTGGATCTGACAGTGAGAAGAATTTCATATTGGAACTTACAAGGTACTTTCaacttgaaaatttattttcaccATATGaaactttattaaataaatctaCAGATTCCCTAAAGGTTAATACAATATTGTGCTGCAATGCATCACTGTCCTTTTACGCTGATTGCTATGATTTTTACGCTCTCGGGGCATTCAGAGTTCTAAGGGTTCTAGATTTATCAGGTACTGGGTTATCTAATGTTCCCCATGTAATGGTATCTCTACTTACATTAAGATATGTTGCACTTTGCATTAAGCCTGTCGATGACCACAGAGGTTTCGTCGATCTCAGTTTACCCAATTCAATGAATAGTCTTATTTTTCTAGAGACCCTTATTGTACATAACAGAAAAGAAAATGGGATTCATGTACCTTATGAAACATGGATGTTGAATAGGCTAAAACACCTTATCCTAAGAGGGAACATAGTTCACCAAGATATTCCAGATTCACAAATGCACTGTCTTTCAAACTTGAAAACTGTTTCAACCCAGATTCCTCTTGACCAGTGTaagaaaatcttagaatatACTCCAAATCTTCGGAAGTTGGGGATCAGAGCAGCACTCTATCTATCCTCCACCAAGTTGAGGATTCCAAATCTCGACAAACTTCAGCATTTAGAAAATCTGAGTTTGCAAAATGATTTGAACCCGGGCTATGATTTAACGGACAATCTATTACATAGGGAGTTGACCAGTCCATTCATGTTTCCTGCAACCCTCAAGAAGCTTACACTAGTATGTACCTTCTTGAAATGGGATGAAATGGAACAAATTGGAATGCTACCCAACCTTGAAGTTCTCAAATTGCAGTGTGAGGCATTCCGCGGGGAAAAGTGGGAAACGACCGATGGCGGGTTCTGTAGGCTCAAGCACTTGGCATTTAAGTTCATCAAATTTGTTCAATGGAGTGCCTACAGTGAGCAATTTCCGAACCTTCAGCACTTGAAGATGGATGAATGTACACAACTTGAGGAGATTCCAATTGGTATTGGAGATATATACACTCTCGAGAGGATTGAGATAAGGAATTGCAACTATGCTGTTGTCCAGTCTGCACATAAAATTATAGAAGATCAGTTAAACAAAGGAAATGATTTCTTGAAGATATCAGTATTTCAAG AAATCGTAACAGAGTGA